One region of Vitis vinifera cultivar Pinot Noir 40024 chromosome 1, ASM3070453v1 genomic DNA includes:
- the LOC100242123 gene encoding GSH-induced LITAF domain protein yields MAKKEEEPVMGIPYPAVYHPNQNPYQAGVIPPNAFVGDPKGVPIQQTIFRDTPAPFNCVYCGSSGVTTVKSKPSLAAVVGCMMPMMLGICFLCPSMDCLWHKYHYCPSCKEKVADFEKSDPCVVMDPPQWTQQSFALPASY; encoded by the exons ATGGCGAAGAAAGAGGAAGAACCAGTGATGGGGATCCCCTACCCGGCGGTCTACCATCCTAACCAGAACCCCTACCAGGCCGGTGTCATTCCGCCGAACGCCTTCGTCGGCGATCCCAAGGGAGTTCCGATTCAGCAGACCATTTTCCGAGACACTCCCGCTCCTTTCAACTGCGTCTACTGCGGCAGCTCCGGCGTTACCACCGTAAA GTCGAAACCAAGCCTGGCAGCTGTTGTCGGTTGTATGATGCCGATGATGCTTGGAATTTGCTTTCTTTGTCCTTCAATGGACTGCCTCTGGCATAAATATCATTATTGCCCAAGCTGCaaggaaaag GTTGCCGATTTTGAGAAATCAGATCCCTGTGTAGTGATGGATCCTCCACAATGGACACAGCAGAGCTTTGCATTGCCTGCATCATATTGA